A genomic segment from Nicotiana sylvestris chromosome 1, ASM39365v2, whole genome shotgun sequence encodes:
- the LOC104246073 gene encoding uncharacterized protein isoform X2, whose product MTKQYLVNVSLKINVEVGGRNTVLVDVLSRRISLVSDRATIIFGADVTYPHPGRILARQLLRWLLLKIGLRLQSMLVWFLLKRIGNCLFPSVEQLHRSLRELYCTEMVLVKDNFIKFFFLNLTQSARHVHL is encoded by the exons ATGACTAAGCAGTATTTAGTCAATGTATCCCTGAAGATAAATGTGGAGGTTGGAGGAAGAAATACTGTGCTGGTTGATGTGCTCTCAAGACGAATTTCCCTTGTCAGCGACCGCGCAACTATCATTTTTGGTGCAGATGTCACCTATCCCCACCCTGGGAGGATTCTAGCCCGTCAATTGCTGCG GTGGTTGCTTCTCAAGATTGGCCTGAGATTACAAAGTATGCTGGTTTGGTTTCTGCTCAAGCGCATAG GGAATTGCTTATTTCCTTCCGTCGAGCAACTGCACAGAAGCCTTAGAGAATTATATTGTACAG AGATGGTGTTAGTGAAGGACAATTTTATCAAGTTCTTCTTTTTGAACTTGACGCAATCTGCAAG GCATGTGCATCTTTAG
- the LOC104246073 gene encoding uncharacterized protein isoform X1, which yields MTKQYLVNVSLKINVEVGGRNTVLVDVLSRRISLVSDRATIIFGADVTYPHPGRILARQLLRWLLLKIGLRLQSMLVWFLLKRIGNCLFPSVEQLHRSLRELYCTEMVLVKDNFIKFFFLNLTQSARIKRIK from the exons ATGACTAAGCAGTATTTAGTCAATGTATCCCTGAAGATAAATGTGGAGGTTGGAGGAAGAAATACTGTGCTGGTTGATGTGCTCTCAAGACGAATTTCCCTTGTCAGCGACCGCGCAACTATCATTTTTGGTGCAGATGTCACCTATCCCCACCCTGGGAGGATTCTAGCCCGTCAATTGCTGCG GTGGTTGCTTCTCAAGATTGGCCTGAGATTACAAAGTATGCTGGTTTGGTTTCTGCTCAAGCGCATAG GGAATTGCTTATTTCCTTCCGTCGAGCAACTGCACAGAAGCCTTAGAGAATTATATTGTACAG AGATGGTGTTAGTGAAGGACAATTTTATCAAGTTCTTCTTTTTGAACTTGACGCAATCTGCAAG
- the LOC104246074 gene encoding uncharacterized protein → MFIPQCLMNLRRLRLPKSPTKYLQHMFCRETAHLEGSWVPYISGPILSVLDVAPIKLVKDFMDDVSHAMQDYKHRQVGGMDDICSEKEPLFPVQNIHFTAEPDGQASLYSNGVPPPSSSFQTSKKTMAAVLVEKAKKQAAAPVPKEIAKLAQRFFPLFNPALYPHKPPPAAVANQVLFTDAEDELLALGLMEYNTDWRAIQQRYLPGKSKHQIFVRQKNRSSSKAPENPIKAVRRIKNSPLTVEEVACIKEGLKVFKLDWMSVWKFIVPYRDPSLLPRQWRIAIGTQKSYKSDASKKAKHRLYEERRKSKAAALETWHVSSEKEDNVADYAVTENSGADNCTERDEEAYVHEAFLADWRPAVSSIQVNHSMSDLAEKIPPAQLLGDESSPVAEEMNSSRSGNGQSHISNEFPVSLRASKTESFSRPYRARKFNNGQLVKLAPGLPPVNLPPSV, encoded by the exons ATGTTCATCCCTCAGTGTCTGATGAACCTTCGAAGACTTCGCCTGCCCAAATCACCAACAAAATATCTTCAGCACATGTTTTGCAGGGAGACTGCTCATCTGGAAGGCTCCTGGGTACCTTATATTAGTGGTCCAATACTATCTGTTCTTGATGTGGCTCCGATCAAATTAGTCAAGGACTTCATGGATGACGTTTCTCATG CTATGCAAGATTACAAACATCGGCAAGTAGGAGGTATGGATGATATCTGCTCCGAGAAGGAACCCTTGTTTCCTGTGCAAAATATACATTTTACTGCTGAACCTGATGGTCAGGCTTCCTTGTATTCAAACGGTGTGCCTCCTCCTTCATCAAGTTTTCAAACATCAAAGAAGACTATGGCTGCTGTATTAGTAGAAAAAGCTAAAAAACAGGCAGCTGCTCCTGTTCCAAAGGAGATTGCTAAGTTAGCCCAGCGCTTTTTTCCTTTGTTTAATCCCGCCCTGTATCCCCATAAACCACCCCCTGCAGCGGTAGCAAACCAGGTGCTTTTTACTGATGCAGAGGATGA ATTATTAGCATTGGGTTTGATGGAGTATAATACAGACTGGAGGGCAATTCAGCAGCGCTATCTTCCTGGCAAATCTAAGCATCAG ATTTTTGTCAGGCAGAAGAATCGCTCATCATCTAAAGCACCTGAAAATCCAATAAAG GCGGTTCGGAGGATAAAAAACTCTCCGTTGACAGTAGAAGAGGTTGCATGTATTAAAGAG GGTCTGAAGGTGTTCAAGCTTGACTGGATGTCAGTGTGGAAGTTTATTGTTCCTTATAGAGATCCTTCCTTGTTACCCCGGCAGTGGCGCATTGCTATTGGAACTCAGAAATCATATAAATCCGATGCTAGTAAGAAGGCAAAACACCGGTTATATGAAGAGAGAAGAAAATCAAAAGCAGCTGCTTTGGAAACTTGGCATGTTTCTTCCGAAAAGGAG GATAATGTTGCTGACTATGCTGTAACAGAAAATAGTGGTGCAGATAATTGTACAGAAAGAGATGAGGAAGCTTATGTTCATGAGGCCTTTTTGGCAGATTGGAGGCCTGCTGTATCCAGCATCCAAGTGAATCATTCTATGTCAGACCTGGCAGAGAAAATTCCTCCTGCTCAGCTATTGGGAGATGAGAGTTCTCCAGTTGCTGAAGAGATGAATAGCAGTCGTTCTGGAAATGGGCAATCGCACATCTCTAACGAGTTCCCTGTTTCTCTGAG GGCCTCAAAAACGGAGTCCTTTTCGCGGCCATACCGAGCCCGTAAATTTAACAATGGACAATTAGTCAAATTAGCTCCAGGCTTGCCTCCTGTTAATCTTCCACCATCTGTTTGA